The DNA sequence TTGGCTTGCCATCGAGCGACTCATAATCAATGCCTTCCACTGAACGGCCGAACGCCACCGCCGGGCGCTTGACCGCCGCCGTTTTGGCGTGCGGAATGGCGATGCCGTCGCCAACGCCGGTCGTGCTTTGTTTTTCCCGCGCCCAAATGGCTTGCTTAAACACTTCCACATCGCTGACCGCTCCCGCTTCGGCAAGCTTTTCAGCCAGTTCATCAATGACTTCGCCCTTTGTCTTCGCTTGAAGCGCGAGAATCATCGTTTCTTTTGTCAACAAATCTGTAATCTTCATTGGCCCAATCCCCCTTTATTTTCTTTATAAATGCACGATATGGACGCGGTCGACGAGCGCTTCCACTTCCTCTTTCGTACACAAATCTTCCGAAAACGCGGTCGCGCTTCCAGCGGCGACACTGTAAGCGAATGCTTCCTCAATCGATTTCCCATCCGCTTGAGCGGCCAAAAATCCAGCGACCATTGAATCGCCCGCCCCGACCGAATTTTTCACCGTTCCTTGCGGCGCTTCGGCAAACAACGCTGTTTCCTCGTTGAAGTAAAACGCCCCGTCGCCGCCCATTGACACAATGAGATGTTCCACTCCCTTTTCCACCAGTCGTCGGCCATACAACACGATGTCTTCTCTTGTCACCATCGCAACACCAAACAGTTCGGCCAGCTCATGATGGTTCGGCTTAGCCAAAAACGGGCGGCACGCAAGCAACGCCCCGAGCGCCGGACCGCTCGTGTCGACAACAAGGCGAACGCGCCGGTTCACCGCCCGAGCCGCTAATCGCTCGTACATGTCCGCCGGCAGCGACGTCGGCGCGCTTCCAGCAAGAACAAGCACATCACCGGCCGAAAGCGCTCCAATTTTCGCGATCAATTGCGCGGCATCGTCATCGGCAACCGCCGGGCCTTCGCCGTTAATTTCCGTCTCCCGCCCCGCTTTCAGTTTGACGTTAATGCGCGTTTGCCCTGGGACATGAACAAAATCGCAGGCAATGCCTTCTTTCCGAAGTTCGCTTTCAATGAACCCGCCGGTAAATCCGCCGATGAACCCAAGCGCCGTGCTGTCAACACCCAAGCGCTTCAACACACGCGACACGTTGATCCCTTTCCCGCCCGGAAATGTGAACGTTTTCACCGAGCGATTCAGTTCGCCAACATGAAGCTCATCGAGATGAACGATATAATCAACAGATGGATTCAACGTACATGTGTAAATCATGGAGCCACAACCTCTACTGTTGTTTTTGTTCGATACAAATCGTTCCACTCTTCATCCAATTCATCGGTGATCAACACCGCTTCATACAAATCCGCAATTTTTGCGAACGCGCTTTCATTCAACTTCGAATGGTCTGCAAGCACATACGCACGCTGCGCCAGCTGCATGGCCGTATATTTCACCAGCGCCTCTTCCGGGTCCGGCGTCGTATAGCCATAGTCGTAATGAACACCGTTTGCGCCGATGAAACATTGGTCGAAGCGGTACTGCCGCAGCGACTCGATGGCGCCGCGCCCGATTAACGCTTTCGTCTTCGGCTTGATCATGCCGCCGACCAAATACGTCGTGACGTTATGCTCAAGCAGCCGCTCGACATGCATCACGCCGTTCGTCGCCACAATGACCTCTTTGCCAGCCAAATGCGGAATCATTTCCCACGTTGTCGTTCCCGCATCCAAATAGATGCAGTTTCCTTTTTGTACCAAGCTGGACGCATAGACAGCGATCCGCCGCTTTTCTTCGATATATTTCAGCGATTTTTCCGACACGCTCAACTCTTCGCGCTTCTGCTGCAACAAGGCCGCCCCGCCGTGCACACGGCGCAGTTTCTTTTCGGTCTCAAGCTGTGTCAAATCACGGCGAATCGTCGACTCTGACGCCCCGGTCGCGTCAACGAGCTCTTGCAGCTTGATGACTCCTTTTTGCGCCAACAGGTCCAAAATGAGGCGGTGGCGTTCTTCGGTCAGCACACTCCCACCTCCGATCATCGGGGATATCGCTTACAACTCTATCATATCCCAAGACAACGAAAAAATCAATCAAAAACATTCATTATCACTCAATATTAATCAAAAATACTGTAGATGAGCAAATTCACTGACATAAATTGACAACTAAACAAAAAAGGAGACATGAACCGGACTCCTTGGGTAAAATAGATGTGTTCAAAACCCATTCACACAAGGAGGTTCATGTCTCATGAATAGATTAGCACATCACCAAGGAATCCACAAGTTTTTCTTCACGCTGGGGTTGACGCTGCAGCTTTCCAAACCGGTCATCAAGCATCTCATTCATATTGTCGATGCCTTGACCACCAAGGGATTCTCGGGAACATTGACTGATATTCATTACTGGAGCTTTCATCCGAATCATCGAACGACGCTCCGTCACTTTTTCACGAAAAGCCCTTGGAACGAGGAAAGGCTGCTTGGGAAGCTTCAAGAGTGGATCCTTTCCCAGGTCGAACGACTGGCCAAACGGAAGAATCAACCCCTTTTTGTTTCGATTGATGATACGATTTGCCAAAAAACGAAGCCTTCGTCACGGGCTGTGCACGCCATTCAAGGGTGCGACTGGCACTACTCGCATAAAGATCATCAATCGGTCTGGGGGCATTCGCTCGTTTGGCTGATGGTGCACACCTTCACGCAGGCGTTCCCATTTGCGTTCCGCCTGTATGACAAGAAAGCGGGAAAAAGCAAGATCGACCTGGCGATCGAGATGCTTTCCTCGCTCAAGGTGAAGCGGGCTCAGCCGGTGTATGTGCTCATGGATTCGTGGTATCCGTCCAAAAAGCTCATCGAAGCCTGTCTGAAACAGGGATTCCATGTCATCGCGATGCTCAAGACGAACCGGATTCTCTACCCGAAAGGCATCGCCATCCAAGCCAAGCAGTTTGCCCGCTATATCGAGTCCAAAGACACCCGCCTCGTCACGGTGGGGCAGGAGCGTTATCGCGTGTATCGCTATGAGGGGGCCATCCATGGCCTCGATGACGCGGTGGTGCTGCTGGCTTGGAAGGCGGATCAGCCGATGGCGCCGGAACATCTTCATTGCATCTTGAGCACCGACCGGGAACTCGGGGACGAAGACATCTTGCGTTACTACGCCCAGCGCTGGACGATCGAGTGCTTTTTCCGGCAGGCGCAAGATCAACTGAAGCTGGATGGATACCGCGTTCGCCACATTCGGGCGGTGAAACGGTATTGGGCGGTGGTGTTGCTCTCCTGCGTGTACAGCATCGCCGAATCCCGACAAAACCTCTCCACCAGGCTGGAGCTTCTTCGGTCGCGGAAAGACCACAGCGTCGTCGAGTTCATTTATGACGCTGCAAAGCAAGATATTCCCATTGATGTGATCAAAAAACAGCTCCGTATCGCGTAAGGAAGACCCTGTTTGTCTCTTAAGGCATGGGAATTATTGTAATGAAAAATGCTCATCTACAGTAATACACAAAATGCGGGCCAATTTCGGGTCAAGTTCAATTATTGCGTGAAATTCCATCGCCAACCCAGTAAACTTGGATGACAGGACCACAACGTCGTTTTTTGCTGCTTTGTTTTTACGCAACTGTGCGAACCTTGATCCAAAGACGCCTTTTCGCTATTCGCAGCTTTTCATACTTTTACCTTGCGGCAGGTATTGAGTATTGTCAAAAGTTTATCCTCCACACTCACGGTCTTCCCTTGAGTTTCAACGGTTGAACGAAAAAAGCTTTCTACCCCCGGTGTTTCGGCCATCATTGAGACAACAACACCCAACAGCCAAAACAAAGAGCGGCCTGATCTTTTGTCCTCCAGAGCCCGTTGAAACGAAAGTTTGCCCATTGCATCCCCGCTTATTTTTTGGCTATCCTACAACCATGGAAGCGAAAATCTTTCGTCGGAAAATGAAAAAACGGATTCCGATCATCGTCAGGAATCCGTTTGTCTTGAACGAATTATCTCTCCGTCCCGCAGCTGCCTCGGCAATGGTCCGCTGCATGGCATGACGCGCACGCCCCTTTGGCGCTTTTTTTCACGTGTCGGACCATCGTCCAGCCGGCGTAGGCAAAAATCGCTCCGCCAATGATGATATTCGCCATCATCATATTCTCTCCTTTCATGGAAAACCTACTATCTTTCCAGCTTGGTAGACAAGAAGTGAAATCATATAAGCAACCGTTAAGGAGATGCCAATCGACAACAGCGTCCATTTCCACGATCCGGTTTCTTTGCGGATCGCCGCCACGGTTGCCAGACACGGAGTGTAAAGCAGGACGAACACCATAAAGCTGAACGCCGACAGCGGCGTAAACTGGGCAGCAATCACTTTCTTCAGCCCGCTTGCTTCATGAACGTGGTAAATAATATTCATCGTCGACACCACAACTTCTTTCGCCAAAAAACCGGTGATCAACGCGGCGCCTGCCTGCCAGGCGCCAAAGCCAAGCGGCGACAACAACGGTGCGATCAACCCGCCGATCGCAGCCAGCAAACTGTCATCCATTGGAACGCCAACCCCACGCGGCCCGACATACGTCAGCAGCCAAATGGCGACCGAACCGCCGAAAATAAAGGTTCCTGCTTTGCGGATGAATCCTTTCCCTTTTTCCCATGTGCTTCGCCATAGTGTGAGCGCCTGCGGCACGCGGTATGGCGGCAATTCAATGACAAACAGCGAATTTTCGTTTTTCAAGAGCGTCGATGAGAACAACTTGGCAAGCCCCAAAGCCACTACAATGCCAAGCACGTAAAGCGAAAACACGACAAGCGCCTGCTCGCGGGCGAAAAACGTGCCGGCAAACAAGGCGTACACCGGCAAGCGGGCGGAACACGACATGAACGGCAGCGCCAAGATCGTCATGAGCCGCTCTTTCGGCTGCTCAATCGTCCGCGCCGCCATCACTCCAGGAACGTTGCAGCCAAAGCCAATGATCATCGGGATAAACGCCTTGCCGTTTAACCCGATCGCTTCCATCACCCGGTCCATCACCATCGCCACGCGCGCCATATATCCAGAATCTTCAAGCAGCGAAATGAAAAAGAACAAAATGAAAATTTGTGGCACAAACACCAACACCCCGCCGACCCCAGCAACAACGCCGTCCAAGACGAGCGCCTTGATAAACGGCGATGCCCCTGCCCAGTCGAGAAAACGGGACAACCCATCTGCCAGCGGACCGGAGAAAAACGCATCAAGCCGATCGGCAAGCGGCGTCCCCAGCCAGTTAAACGTCAGCATAAACACCACATACATCAGCGCCAAAAAAATCGGCAGCCCAACGTAGCGGTTCGTCACCACCGCATCGATTTTTTCCGTCCATGTCAACGGCTTATGTTTGAACTCAATGGCTGAAGCAGCGATCACCTCAGCGATCCAACGGTCGCGCGCCTCGTAAATATGCTTGGCGAGCGCGCCGCCAAGCGCCCGCTCCGTCTCCGCGCGAATCGCCGCGAGCGGCGAAAGGTTCATGCTATTATGCAAATACGCAGCCATGCGTTCATTTCCCTCAAGGAACTGCAACGCCGCCCATCGTTTGTTTCCAGGCACATCGTCCGGCAGCTGCTCGGCAATGCGTCTGATGGCGTTCTCCACTTCGGCGCCGTAATCGATTGTGATTGCCGGGTGCGGCTTATCTTTTGCCGCCAAAACGGCGTGAACCAATTCGTTCGTTCCTTTTCCGGTTCGGGCGATGACCGGGATAACAGGAACGCCAAGATACTTCGACAGTTTAGCGGCGTCCACTTTCACGCCTCGTTTTTCCGCCACATCAACCATGTTGAGCGCGATGACAACGGGACAGCCAAATTCCAGCAGCTGAACGGTCAAATGCAAATTGCGGCGCAACTGCGACGCGTCAACGATATTGACAATCGCTGAGCACGGCTCGGTCAATAAAAAATCAGTCGCCACTCCTTCATCACGGGACAGCGGCTGGAGCGAGTAAATGCCGGGCAAATCGACGACCGGCACACCGTGTTGGCGAAGCACTCCTACTTTCTTCTCGACCGTTACCCCACTCCAGTTGCCAACATATTCATAAGAGCCGGTTAAACAGTTAAACAATGACGTTTTGCCGGTGTTCGGATTGCCAAATAGAGCGACATACATTTATCTCACCTCAATCGACGCCGCCTCTTTGCGCCGCAAGCCGATTGCCTGCCCATCGACTTCGACCATCACCGGTCCGCCAAACGGCATCGCCGCTTTCAACCGCACCATTTTTCCTTCTTTCACCCCTAGATGAAGAAGACGCTGTTTCAGTGCCTCCTGCTCCACGGCCAGACGGACGACGACCGCTGTTTCCCCTTTATGCAAATCAGTCAGCACCATGATCATTTCCCCCTGTTTTTCTATCCGCTCTCCTGTGGTTCAATAATGATTCTTCTTCTCAATTTCAATCATACCATAAGCTAAGAAAAAAGGAGTGACATTTTTCACAATCATTCCTCATTGTCACCATTTCTTCAAAATTCGCCACCTCATCAGTTGAATTTTTCTGAAAAGTATATATAATTTTTTGTATATCTTTCCCATCTTTGCTCAAGGAGGAAGCTCAATGAACACACTAGGAAAAATCAGCAACTTTGTCGGCAACACCTTTGCCATCTGGGTGCTTCTGTTTGGAGCGCTCGCCTTTTTCGCTCCCAGCGCATTTACGTGGATCGCTCCGTATATCGTGCCGCTTCTAGGCATCGTGATGTTTGGCATGGGATTGACGCTGTCAGCGAACGATTTTAAAGAGGTGTTCAAGCGTCCGCTTGATGTGTTAATCGGCGTCGTTGCCCAGTTTCTCATCATGCCGCTTGTCGCGTTTTTGCTCGCTTATTTCTTGCCGGTTTCGCGTGAAGTGGCGCTTGGCATTATTTTAGTCGGCTGCTGCCCGGGCGGAACGGCGTCCAACGTCATGACGTATTTGGCGAAAGGGGACACGGCGCTGTCGGTCGCCGTCACCTCGGTTTCGACGATTTTGGCGCCGATTTTGACGCCTTCGCTCATCTTGCTTTTAGCTGGAAAATGGCTGTCCGTATCCGCTGCCGCGTTGTTTTGGTCAATCGTCAAAGTCGTGCTGATTCCGATTGTTTTAGGGCTCATCGCCCAGGCGCTGTTCCAAAAGCAAGTAAAAGCGTGCATCCCGGCGCTGCCGCTCGTTTCGGTCATCGCCATTGTAGCCATCGTCGCCGCCGTCGTCGGGCAAAACCAAGCCGCCATTGCCAAAAGCGGGCTTCTTATTTTTCTGATTGTAGTCGCTCACAACGGATTGGGGCTGCTGCTTGGGTATTGGTTTGCCAAACTGTTTCGCCTGTCGCCGCCAAAACAAAAGGCGATTTCCATTGAAGTGGGCATGCAAAACTCTGGGCTTGGTGCGGCCTTAGCGACCGCCCATTTTTCGCCGCTCGCCGCCGTTCCAAGCGCTATTTTCAGCGTCTGGCACAATATTTCCGGTCCGATGGTCGCAACATACTTCCGCAAACAAGCAGACCGCCACGCGGCGGACGAACAAACCATTTCCGCTTGATCTCTTTCACACTTTGTCTAGCAGCAAGGCAAAAAGCTGTCCCCGAAAGACGGTCGTTTATTTCGGGAGACAGCTTTTTTGCCATCACTCTTGTTTCTCCACTTCCAAGCGATTCAGATGCGCTTTGGAAACAAAAAAGCCGATATTCGCCTTCAACCTCATTTCACAACGCCCCCTCAAACGGAAACACCATCCTTCCCGCTAGTTCCGGGAAATCAATGAACGGATTGCGGTTGCCTTGGATGAAAAAAATCGCGCTGTTGCGATGATGCTCATACACTGTCGGCGGAAATTGTTCGTGCCAACGGACAAGGAGCGGAATATCGATTTTGCGCCGAAACGACTTCGCGATTGCCTTCGGGTAGCGAAGCAGAAAGTACAGCATCGCCCTTGCCGCCGTCCCTTTGCCGTATTCCGGCTCGAAATAGCCGTTATGGACGACGCCACAGCGGTTTTGGATTTGTTCGTCGGGATCTTCCGGATTGTAAAACGGGAAATCCGCGTACGGAAAATTCGACCGCATCGTATTGCACTCCGGCTGGCAGACGAACAAATGATGCAAATCGCCTTTCATCGGTTCACGCGCGCCAAACCATGACTGCGGGACAACATGTTCGGCATTGAATTTCCACTGCTGCTCGATCGTGTTCACCCGCTCGTGCACCTCGCCCGGCCCTTGTTTGGCTTTTTTCAGCAGCTGGCGGAATTCGTCATAACGCCGCTTCATCGTTTCCACATCTTGGACGATTAACGTTTTCGGATCTTTCCGCTCGCCCGAATACAAGCTGCGCACCGTTCCGTCCGGCTGCAAGTCGATCCATGTGTACAAATACTCATCCTTGCTGAAAAAATACGGCAGCCGTCGCTTATGGGTGCGCGCCGCTAATTCATGATAGCGGACAAACAACATCAATCCATCCCCTTCAAGCGGCAGACGGCGGTAATACCGTTCGCGCGCCCGCTCATCTTCTGCGGCCTGATGATACGCATCCTCCACCGCGAGCCGCTCATTCAGCTGCTCGAGCCGTTCTTTCGGATCTTCCTCCCGCCATTGGCCGAGCTCCTCAAGCCGCCGTTCCGCCTCTCCCATCAGCGTTCCCCTTTCTTTTTTCTTTTAGTGTATCACGGAAGACGAAAGAGGGCGATAACGGCGTTAATGCAAAAGAAACGATGTCGCGCCGAACAAAACGGCGGCGATGCCGGCGGCGATCAACGACGGAATCAGCTTCGTTCGCGCGTATTCCATCACCGGCAAATCCAAAATAGTGCAAAGCGTCACCGTATTGTCGCTAAGCGGCGACGCAAACGCCCCGAACGTCCCACTCGCAAACACCGCGCCGATGACCGGCAAAATGTTCGTTCCCGACTGGCTCGCGAGCGTCACACCAAGCGGCATCAACATCCCCCACGTCCCCCATGACGAGCCGATGAAGTAGGAAATGACGGCGCCAAGCAAAAACAAAATCGGGGCGACAAAAAACGGCGGAATCCATTGTTGCACATGGCTCGTAATGTATTGGGAAAACCCTAAGTCTTCCGCCACCGCCGACAGCGCCCAAATGAGCGCCAACATGACAATGACCGACATCAGCTCATTGCCGCCTTTCACAAAATGGGTCAACAAATCGTTCAATTTAAATCGTTGCCAAAGGAAAAAGGCGACAGCGATAATTACAGTAAACAACAGCGCCTCCAACATCGCGCCGAGCGCATCGCTCCGCAAAAAAGCATCCCAAAACGTCCGCGCTCCGCGATGGCCGTCCCACCAGCTTAAAAACAGCGTCAAAACAAGAACGACTGAAAGTGGAACGATCAAATTCCACGGTTTCACCGGCGTTTCTTTCTGATAGGCGCGCGGGCATGTCTGCATCGCGTCCCCTTCTTCCCCTTGCGCTTCGTTCGGCTCGCTGCCATCAGGCTGCTGTTCTTCCGCCATTTCGAGCGCCAACCGCTTGTTCCAGCGCCGAATCGGCTCCATTCCCCGCGCTTCGCTCACCGCCGCCTGCTTTCGCCGCGAATAAACAAAAAAACTATAGTAGAGCCCAACAGCGATAATCGCGTACGAGAAAAAGTTAAACGGAATGCTTCGGACGTACACGATGTACGGCTCCGCACCGATGCCGGCCGTATCAAGCGCCTTGTCGATGACCGACACCATATAGCCGACAAAGGCAGTGGCGATCGGAATCAAGGCAACGACCGGGTTGGAAGTCACCTCAATGGCAAAGCCGATTTGCTGGGACGACAGCCCGAGCCGTTTGCTCAGCGCCTTCATGATCGGCGCGACGGTGACGATGCGAAAATCGGGGTCGCTGAATGTCACCATCGTCGATATCCACGTCAAGAACATGGCGGTTTTCGCCGACTTCACTTTTTTGCTGACGAGATGGACGAATCCTTTGATTCCGCCGGTGTATTTGATCATGCTGACAAGGCCGGCGAACACATACAAGAACATGATGATGCGGATGTTGTTCGTCTGCATCAAGTTATCGACGACGTAATGAAGCATCGTCCGCAGCCCACCAAGCAAGGACGGGGTCATCAAATAACTGCCAACCAACAGCCCGACAAACAGCCCCGGGATGACTTGCTTCGTCCAAATCGAAATCGGGATGACGACGAAAAATGGCAAGAGAGCTTTCCACGACGGTTCCATTGGCCATTCACTCCTTTCTTTAAAAAGTATGGCGATTGTTTCCTCTGTCTATGCAATCCGCAGCGAATCTTCATCCAACAACACGGAAACAGCTGCGAAAAAAGTGCAAGAGGACATACATGAATGAAACCGCTTTCCTGCCCCGAAAATAAAAAAGCTGCCTATTAGACAGCTTTCACTGCTTCTTTTTGGGACGAGAGCGCCAACAAATGGAGCGTCATCTCCGGCTTCGAGCCGACTCGGATGTTTACCCCGGTTTGCCCGAGCCCTTCGTTAATGTAAAACGGTTTCCCGTCCCATTCGTGATAGCCTTTGATCATATCCCGTTCGGTGAGCGTTTTGCTCATTTTCGCCAAATGGTACGGCTTTGGCCAATGAATTTGTCCGCCGTGGAAGTGGCCGGACAACAAGTAGTCAAAATGATAGTCTTTCATATGCGGCACGATGTCTGGATCGTGCGTCAACACGAGGTTAAGGCCGTCTTTGACGCCCGCATACGCCTTTTCAATGTCGCTGCGCCCCGTGTAAAAGTCATCGATGCCAATGATATTGACGGTGTGACCGTTGACGGTAATCGTCTTCGTCTCGTTTTGCAAGACGACGCAGCCGTGCGCCTCAAGCGTCGCTTTCAGGCGCTCGAACGACTCGCCTTGCAGCACGTAATCGTGGTTGCCAAACACGGCGTACATGCCATATGTCGGATTCAACTGTTTCAACGCCGTCAAATACGGACCGAGTTTGACAATGCTTTCCTCACGGTCCAAAAAGTCGCCCGTTAAGGCGATCAAATCGATGCGCTCCCCTTTCAGCTTTTCATACACATCATCCGGGGAAATGGACAGCTTTTCCAAATGAAGGTCAGACAGCTGCAAAATGCGGATGGCGCGGTTCCCACCATCCAGACTGCCGACCTGAACTTTATGCAAAACCGCTTCATACGTGTTGCGGTGGGCTTTGCGAATGGCCAAAACAAGCAATAAAAAGATTGATAGAATAATGAAAACGAACGTCATTGTCTTCTCTCCTCCCTCCATCACTATTATAGTGAAACGGAGGAGAGAAGAAAGAGGGAGTTAGTGGATGAGATGGTAACCATACAATGAAAACAACTTTTCCTTCGACATCAACAAATATTTCGGCGGGCGAACAAGCGGCATGAGACGGTGTTGGGCCACTGTCATCATCGGCCAATGGGATGCCATTTTCAACCAACGGTAAAATGAATCCGCTATGTCAATGACATCAAATCCGAGTCTCTCACAACCTTTGTTTAACATCGTTACGCCGATAATCCCTTTTATGCAGGCGGACTGTTCGTGATGGTAAAGATAATGGGCAACATACGGCAAACTGGCCTTCACCTGTTCGAAAATATAACGTCCTTTTTGAATATCACCTCGATACTGCATCAGTTCGCGAAGCAGACGAACATTATGAAGGTGAATTTTCAACAGCCAGTCATTGGCCGCAATCGTCGTTCCGTCCGAAAGGCGAATGGTTTCACCCTTGTATCGAAGCAAACGGACGCGAAAAATGGAACGACAGCCGTTCTCTTTCCCACCAACATATTCGAGGCGTGAACATGCATAATAGAGCGGATCCATCAGTCCCCATACAGACAACAGCCACTGCGTCGCTTTGCTTCTCATTGGCGGCATCCTTCCCCTGTTCGTTCTATCCATTTACATTATGGAATCGATCGAGCGGCATTATAAATGGAGAAAAAAGGAGAAAAGATGGCTGCATGACCAGTCGGGAGACGTGCGTACTGAGGTCCAGTTCCATTTCGCCCCCTGCTCGAGGCTTTATCAAAAAAAGCGCGCACGAATCTCTATGCGCGCCAAACAACCATGCTCTTATGATTGGACAAACGCCACTGTGTTTACATCCTGTTGGCACACGGCCAGGCGGTTTTCCGCATGCTTTGCTTCCAAGCAGGGGATGCATCCAAAATTCGAATCTGCCCGCGCCCCTAGGAACGCATCCGAAAATGCGCATTCATTTGCCCTTTCAACATCCGCTCACGCAGCTCTTTCGTCATTTCCTGACGGATTTCCCACGTCGACACCCCTTCCTCGCGCTGATTGGCAATTTTCATCAACTGCTCCACATCGGCGAACGAATATTTGCGGATGCCTTTCGAACGGTCAGGGAACACAAGCTTCCGTTCCTCGTAATAACGAATTTGCCGCTGCGACAGCCCGGTCAGCTCGCTGACAATCCCGATCGAAATGACTTTTTTGTATTTGTAATGATCCTCTTGAGGATGATCTGTCATACTCCTCACCTCAATTCGTTGTATTTTCTAACGTAATTATACAAAAAATGATGTTAGCCCGCTAACTTTTGTAAATAAAATTAACATATTTTTTTAAATTTCCTGTAAATGTACTTAACACATTTGCTGTACACTGAAGAAAAAGATAGTATGGTAAAGGTAAAAACAGGGAGGGAATCGAATGGGGACATGGATGAGAAACGCCGTGCGGAAGAAAAAGCAATTTTATATTGAACAGCTCGTACGGTTCGGCTTAGCCGCTGACCGTGATCGGTTTGAAGAATGGACAATGGCCGAACTGCGACGCGAATACGAACGATTCCACCCCGCCCACACGATCGAAGGAGGACGCCGCCATGGACAAACAAGCGCTCGAACTGGCCAAACGCATCATTGAACTCGATCTTGAGCGCGACGCGATGTTTGAGCAACTGATCGCGCTCATCGGCAACCGAGCAGATGAACTGCTTCGATTTTTGCAAAATCGATTGTAAAACGATCGCAAATGAGAAAGTGCCCTGAATTTCTTCACGGGCACCTTTTTTCACCCTCATTCTTCAACAGAAATCCTTCCGAAATCAGCGCCAAGGCTGGAAAAACTTAAGAAACGCCGCGAACCCCCCTCTTTGTCAACCTAAAGAAAGGACTGTGTTCCCGACGGAGAACGGCTGACCCCCCCTTTCGCGGCAGCTCATCCGGCGCAACGCCCCATACGCTTGCGATATACCGCCGGTGTTGCGGATGCTCAATGCTTCGGTAGCCCGGCAGCTGATCGGCTTTTTGTCCATGCTCGCGCCCGCCCTGCCCGTTCCCTTGTCCGATGATCGAGCCAAACCCAGAGCCAGGACGGCCGATGTTTCCGGTTGCCAGCACGACGTTGATCCACTGTCTGACCGCCGCATAGCTGTCCGTCTGCTGCTCCAAGCCGCGCGCCGTGAGCACGATCGCATCGGCCGCCTCCCCGTACTTTCGCGCCGCTAAGCGAATCTTCTCTTCCGGCACGTCAGTCAGCCGGACGATCTCATCCATCTCCACTGCTTCTATGTGCTGTTTCCA is a window from the Geobacillus stearothermophilus ATCC 12980 genome containing:
- a CDS encoding IS701 family transposase — protein: MNRLAHHQGIHKFFFTLGLTLQLSKPVIKHLIHIVDALTTKGFSGTLTDIHYWSFHPNHRTTLRHFFTKSPWNEERLLGKLQEWILSQVERLAKRKNQPLFVSIDDTICQKTKPSSRAVHAIQGCDWHYSHKDHQSVWGHSLVWLMVHTFTQAFPFAFRLYDKKAGKSKIDLAIEMLSSLKVKRAQPVYVLMDSWYPSKKLIEACLKQGFHVIAMLKTNRILYPKGIAIQAKQFARYIESKDTRLVTVGQERYRVYRYEGAIHGLDDAVVLLAWKADQPMAPEHLHCILSTDRELGDEDILRYYAQRWTIECFFRQAQDQLKLDGYRVRHIRAVKRYWAVVLLSCVYSIAESRQNLSTRLELLRSRKDHSVVEFIYDAAKQDIPIDVIKKQLRIA
- the feoB gene encoding ferrous iron transport protein B; amino-acid sequence: MYVALFGNPNTGKTSLFNCLTGSYEYVGNWSGVTVEKKVGVLRQHGVPVVDLPGIYSLQPLSRDEGVATDFLLTEPCSAIVNIVDASQLRRNLHLTVQLLEFGCPVVIALNMVDVAEKRGVKVDAAKLSKYLGVPVIPVIARTGKGTNELVHAVLAAKDKPHPAITIDYGAEVENAIRRIAEQLPDDVPGNKRWAALQFLEGNERMAAYLHNSMNLSPLAAIRAETERALGGALAKHIYEARDRWIAEVIAASAIEFKHKPLTWTEKIDAVVTNRYVGLPIFLALMYVVFMLTFNWLGTPLADRLDAFFSGPLADGLSRFLDWAGASPFIKALVLDGVVAGVGGVLVFVPQIFILFFFISLLEDSGYMARVAMVMDRVMEAIGLNGKAFIPMIIGFGCNVPGVMAARTIEQPKERLMTILALPFMSCSARLPVYALFAGTFFAREQALVVFSLYVLGIVVALGLAKLFSSTLLKNENSLFVIELPPYRVPQALTLWRSTWEKGKGFIRKAGTFIFGGSVAIWLLTYVGPRGVGVPMDDSLLAAIGGLIAPLLSPLGFGAWQAGAALITGFLAKEVVVSTMNIIYHVHEASGLKKVIAAQFTPLSAFSFMVFVLLYTPCLATVAAIRKETGSWKWTLLSIGISLTVAYMISLLVYQAGKIVGFP
- a CDS encoding FeoA family protein, producing MVLTDLHKGETAVVVRLAVEQEALKQRLLHLGVKEGKMVRLKAAMPFGGPVMVEVDGQAIGLRRKEAASIEVR
- a CDS encoding FeoB-associated Cys-rich membrane protein, producing the protein MMANIIIGGAIFAYAGWTMVRHVKKSAKGACASCHAADHCRGSCGTER
- a CDS encoding DeoR/GlpR family DNA-binding transcription regulator, giving the protein MLTEERHRLILDLLAQKGVIKLQELVDATGASESTIRRDLTQLETEKKLRRVHGGAALLQQKREELSVSEKSLKYIEEKRRIAVYASSLVQKGNCIYLDAGTTTWEMIPHLAGKEVIVATNGVMHVERLLEHNVTTYLVGGMIKPKTKALIGRGAIESLRQYRFDQCFIGANGVHYDYGYTTPDPEEALVKYTAMQLAQRAYVLADHSKLNESAFAKIADLYEAVLITDELDEEWNDLYRTKTTVEVVAP
- a CDS encoding bile acid:sodium symporter family protein — translated: MNTLGKISNFVGNTFAIWVLLFGALAFFAPSAFTWIAPYIVPLLGIVMFGMGLTLSANDFKEVFKRPLDVLIGVVAQFLIMPLVAFLLAYFLPVSREVALGIILVGCCPGGTASNVMTYLAKGDTALSVAVTSVSTILAPILTPSLILLLAGKWLSVSAAALFWSIVKVVLIPIVLGLIAQALFQKQVKACIPALPLVSVIAIVAIVAAVVGQNQAAIAKSGLLIFLIVVAHNGLGLLLGYWFAKLFRLSPPKQKAISIEVGMQNSGLGAALATAHFSPLAAVPSAIFSVWHNISGPMVATYFRKQADRHAADEQTISA
- the pfkB gene encoding 1-phosphofructokinase, translated to MIYTCTLNPSVDYIVHLDELHVGELNRSVKTFTFPGGKGINVSRVLKRLGVDSTALGFIGGFTGGFIESELRKEGIACDFVHVPGQTRINVKLKAGRETEINGEGPAVADDDAAQLIAKIGALSAGDVLVLAGSAPTSLPADMYERLAARAVNRRVRLVVDTSGPALGALLACRPFLAKPNHHELAELFGVAMVTREDIVLYGRRLVEKGVEHLIVSMGGDGAFYFNEETALFAEAPQGTVKNSVGAGDSMVAGFLAAQADGKSIEEAFAYSVAAGSATAFSEDLCTKEEVEALVDRVHIVHL